The following coding sequences are from one Lycium ferocissimum isolate CSIRO_LF1 chromosome 3, AGI_CSIRO_Lferr_CH_V1, whole genome shotgun sequence window:
- the LOC132049075 gene encoding uncharacterized protein LOC132049075 produces MRIQLKNEERQAIAEWLLKESNGGKLKRGSLKQAEILFHTPNRTMRRIWRQVRSSISHGNSLDVSTKYVGIVGRKRVHIDVNLVKENPLCRRRNIRSLACAINMSSSTVHRRVKEGAIRSHTNAIKPYLTETNKKARVQFCLSMIASGTLHSNPMFIDMYNYVHMDEKWFFLTKKSAKFYLLPEEEEPNPYRSCKSKNYITKVMFMSAVARPRFDEDGVQLFSGKIGIFPFVLPAIQSKWPLSDSNSPIFIQQDNARPHLSVDDFEFNEAAQQDEFDIRLCFQLANSPDLNVLDLGFFRAIQSLQHTMAPTNIDELISAVEKSFNEMEVERLNHVFLTLQSCMVEVMKDKGGNNYKVPHMKKDMLEGQGNLPIQEYSFCFLMTVVLLSSLILAVSITLLSLSTVFGHQREHRGSSAPIPSPLFLS; encoded by the exons ATGAGGATACAACTAAAAAATGAGGAGCGACAAGCTATTGCAGAATGGCTTTTGAAGGAAAGTAATGGAGGAAAACTAAAACGTGGGTCTCTAAAACAAGCAGAGATTTTGTTCCATACTCCAAATAGAACAATGAGACGAATTTGGAGACAAGTAAGATCAAGTATTTCTCATGGTAATTCATTAGATGTGTCTACTAAATATGTAGGCATAGTTGGGAGAAAACGAGTCCACATCGACGTTAATCTGGTCAAGGAAAACCCTCTTTGTCGTCGAAGAAATATTCGATCTCTAGCTTGTGCTATAAATATGTCATCATCAACAGTTCATCGGCGTGTCAAAGAAGGAGCTATTAGGTCACATACTAATGCCATAAAGCCTTATTTGACAGAGACAAATAAGAAAGCAAGAGTTCAATTCTGTCTATCAATGATTGCGTCCGGTACACTCCATTCAAATCCTATGTTTATTGATATGTATAATTATGTTCATATGGACGAAAAATGGTTTTTTCTAACCAAAAAATCTGCAAAGTTCTACCTTCTTCCTGAAGAAGAAGAGCCAAACCCGTATAGATCTTGCAAAAgtaaaaattacataacaaAAGTTATGTTTATGAGTGCTGTTGCGCGACCTAGGTTTGATGAAGATGGAGTTCAgttattttctggaaaaatagGCATCTTCCCTTTT GTTCTTCCAGCGATTCAATCAAAGTGGCCACTTTCGGATTCAAATTCTCCTATTTTTATTCAACAAGATAATGCAAGACCTCATCTTAGTGTTGATGACTTTGAATTTAATGAAGCTGCTCAACAAGATGAATTTGATATTAGGCTATGTTTTCAACTTGCTAATAGTCCTGATCTAAATGTTTTGGATCTTGGATTCTTTAGAGCTATCCAATCCCTTCAACATACTATGGCACCTACAAATATTGATGAGTTAATTAGTGCAGTTGAGAAATCCTTTAATGAGATGGAAGTTGAACGGTTGAATCATGTGTTTCTAACTCTACAATCTTGCATGGTCGAGGTGATGAAAGATAAAGGTGGGAACAACTACAAAGTGCCACATATGAAAAAAGACATGCTAGAAGGACAGGGAAATCTTCCTATTCAA GAGTATAGTTTTTGT TTTCTAATGACAGTTGTGCTTCTTAGTTCACTAATCTTGGCTGTGAGTATTACTTTGCTTTCCTTGTCTACTGTTTTTGGACACCAAAGGGAACACAGGGGTTCCTCTGCTCCCATTCCTTCTCCCCTTTTTCTTTCGTGA